The DNA region CGCGCTGGGGGCGACCCTCTCGGCCCTGATCCGGGGCGAGGCCGCCGCGCCCGCCGCGCAGGACCCCTACCGCGCCCGGGTCCTGCGCGCCTTCGTCAAAGACGGGCGGCTGACCCGCATTCCCGCCCAGCGCAAGAAACGCGATGTGATCCTGCATGAACTCGCCTCCCTCTTCGAGCCGGGCCGCAGCTACAGCGAGCGCGAGGTCAGCGACGCCCTGGCCGGGTTCCACCCCGACTTCTTCACGCTGCGGCGCGAACTGGTGGGCCTGGGCCTGCTGGCGCGCGAAAAGGGCGTGTACTGGCGGGTGACGGAAGGGGTCACGCCGCACACACCCCAGATGGCCGACGACCTCACCCTGACGCTGCCGGGGACCGTAAAGTGACCCCCATGACCCTCTCCTTCGACGACAAGCTCGCCCGTTACGCCGAACTGCTGGTCCGCACGGGCGTGAATCTGCCCCGGGGCGGCAAGCTGCTGGTGCAGGCGCCGCTGGAGGCCGCGCCGCTGGTCCGGCTGGTGGTCCGCGCCGCGTACCGGGCGGGCGCCGTGGACGTGCGGGTGCTGTACAACGACCCCCAGCTGGGCCTGGCGCTGTTCGAGGACGGCACGGACGAGGCGGTGGAGTTCCTGCCGGAGTGGCACGCGGCCCAGCGCGAGGCGATGGTGGCGGACGGTTACGCGTCCATCGGTCTCGTGGGTGAGGACCCCTCGCTGCTGGCGGGCGTGGACCCCGGACGCATCGCGCGGCGCTCCAAGCTCATGGCCCAGGCGATGAAGACCGTGTCGGAGGCGACCGGCGGCTTCGAGGTGAACTGGACGGTCGCCGCGATGTCCACCCCCGAGTGGGCCGCCCGCGTCTACCCGAACCTGCCGGGCGAGGAGGCGGTCGCCCGGCTGTGGGACGACATCTTCGCCGTGACGCGGGCCGACCGTACCGACCCGGTCGCCGCCTGGGACGCGCACCTCACGCGGCTGGAGCGCCTCACCGCTTACCTCAACGCCAAGCAGTACGCGGCCCTCCACCTGAGGTCCGAGCTGGGCACCGACCTCACGGTGGGGCTGGCCGACAACCACGTCTGGCAGGGCGGCGCCGAGACGGCCAGAAACGGCGTGCGCGGGGTGCCCAACCTGCCCACCGACGAGGTGTTCACCGCCCCGCACCGCGAGCGGGTGGACGGCGTGGCGGTCGCCTCCAAGCCGCTCTCGGCCCGTGGGCAACTGATCGGGGGCATCCGGGTGCGCTTCGAGGGCGGGCGCGCAGTGGAGATCAGCGCCGAGCAAGGCGAAGACACCCTGCGCGGGCTGGTCGACACCGACGAGGGCGCTGGCCGCCTGGGCGAGATCGCGCTGGTGCCCGCCTCGGCGCCCGTGGCGCAGACCGGAACCCTCTTCCTGAACACCCTCTTCGACGAGAACGCCGCCTCGCACATCGCCTTCGGGCGCTGCTACCCCACCAACGTCCGGGACGGCGAGAACCCGGAAGCCCTGATCGCGGCGGGCGGCAACGACTCCCTGATTCACGTGGACTGGATGCTCGGCACGCCCGGCACCGACGTGGACGGCGTGACCGCAGACGGCACGCGCGAACCGCTGATGCGCGGGGGGGAATGGGTGGTCGGGGACCAGCCCGCCGCCCC from Deinococcus budaensis includes:
- a CDS encoding DUF2087 domain-containing protein, translated to MSADLNARAALFRALSHPARLGLLRLIWTGPLSGDTLARLMNLAPATVSHHLAGLAEAGLTTVRQDGHHRLHGVNHAALGATLSALIRGEAAAPAAQDPYRARVLRAFVKDGRLTRIPAQRKKRDVILHELASLFEPGRSYSEREVSDALAGFHPDFFTLRRELVGLGLLAREKGVYWRVTEGVTPHTPQMADDLTLTLPGTVK
- a CDS encoding aminopeptidase; this translates as MTLSFDDKLARYAELLVRTGVNLPRGGKLLVQAPLEAAPLVRLVVRAAYRAGAVDVRVLYNDPQLGLALFEDGTDEAVEFLPEWHAAQREAMVADGYASIGLVGEDPSLLAGVDPGRIARRSKLMAQAMKTVSEATGGFEVNWTVAAMSTPEWAARVYPNLPGEEAVARLWDDIFAVTRADRTDPVAAWDAHLTRLERLTAYLNAKQYAALHLRSELGTDLTVGLADNHVWQGGAETARNGVRGVPNLPTDEVFTAPHRERVDGVAVASKPLSARGQLIGGIRVRFEGGRAVEISAEQGEDTLRGLVDTDEGAGRLGEIALVPASAPVAQTGTLFLNTLFDENAASHIAFGRCYPTNVRDGENPEALIAAGGNDSLIHVDWMLGTPGTDVDGVTADGTREPLMRGGEWVVGDQPAAPGAEAGA